In Paraburkholderia sprentiae WSM5005, a genomic segment contains:
- the cobW gene encoding cobalamin biosynthesis protein CobW, with translation MQTQLRKIPVTIVTGFLGSGKTTLLRHILQHAGGKRIAVIVNEFGELGIDGEILKGCGIGCDENGVETEGRLYELANGCLCCTVQEEFFPVMEKLAERRDELDHVLIETSGLALPKPLVQAFNWPQIRNGFTVDAVVTVVDGPAAASGQFADNPLAVDAQRKADPNLDHESPLHELFEDQLSAADLVILNKTDLIDDARQHEVEAAIRAEIPPQVKIVRAQQGRLDLHTLLGLEAASEQTIHLRADHHGSADDPDHHHDEFDSVVVQADLRSRDAALAALQALVESHTIYRVKGFAALPGAPMRLVIQGVGRRFDSYFDRRWQAGEHGEGALSRFVLIGEDLDPHTLQQAFDAALAAASNATA, from the coding sequence ATGCAAACACAATTGCGCAAGATTCCCGTCACCATCGTCACGGGCTTTCTCGGCAGCGGCAAAACCACGCTGCTGCGACACATTCTTCAGCATGCGGGCGGCAAGCGCATCGCGGTGATCGTCAACGAGTTCGGCGAGCTCGGCATCGATGGGGAAATCCTCAAGGGCTGCGGCATCGGTTGCGATGAAAACGGGGTCGAGACCGAAGGGCGATTGTATGAACTCGCGAACGGTTGCTTGTGCTGCACCGTGCAGGAAGAGTTTTTCCCGGTGATGGAAAAGCTCGCGGAGCGCCGCGACGAACTCGATCACGTGCTGATCGAAACGTCGGGCCTGGCGTTGCCGAAGCCGCTCGTGCAGGCGTTCAACTGGCCGCAGATCCGCAATGGCTTCACGGTCGACGCGGTGGTGACGGTGGTGGACGGACCGGCCGCCGCAAGCGGCCAGTTCGCCGATAACCCGCTCGCCGTCGACGCGCAGCGCAAGGCCGATCCGAATCTCGATCACGAGTCGCCGCTGCACGAGCTGTTCGAAGACCAGTTGTCGGCGGCCGATCTGGTGATTCTGAACAAGACCGATCTGATCGACGATGCGCGGCAGCACGAGGTCGAAGCCGCGATCCGCGCGGAGATTCCGCCGCAAGTGAAGATCGTACGCGCGCAACAGGGGCGGCTCGACCTGCATACGCTGCTGGGCCTCGAAGCGGCGTCGGAACAGACGATCCACCTGCGTGCCGACCACCATGGTTCCGCCGACGACCCCGATCATCACCACGACGAATTCGATTCGGTCGTCGTGCAGGCCGATTTGCGCTCGCGCGACGCGGCGCTCGCCGCCTTGCAGGCGCTGGTCGAAAGCCACACGATTTACCGTGTCAAAGGCTTCGCCGCGTTGCCGGGCGCGCCGATGCGTCTGGTGATTCAGGGCGTGGGCCGGCGCTTCGACAGCTACTTCGACCGGCGCTGGCAGGCCGGTGAACATGGCGAAGGCGCGTTGAGCCGCTTCGTGCTGATCGGCGAAGACCTCGATCCGCACACGCTGCAACAGGCGTTCGACGCGGCGCTTGCCGCGGCGTCGAACGCGACGGCATAA